One stretch of Candidatus Cloacimonas sp. DNA includes these proteins:
- a CDS encoding ABC transporter ATP-binding protein — MKRKSKQRWNNIILIFRMMLKYWHYLLAGFICMLLFALFNGVSITLVIPLFDYVFKPGKINLSYTNFGAFLSALGEIIKQHFASSGGFFAALQNYDSLWESTKLLMLKTDSLSLLYGLCIAIFIIILFKNVFFLLHKIFFNSLRGRTIRDIRNYMFNRYLNQSLTFFSRHRVGDAIVRMVGDVDIVSEQLINSFINVSRELVTVIVFARIAYLLNPTLMLYSIIVLPIFSLTIGILGKKIKKYSKRIQEQLSNLFSNVEEVLNNMKIVQAFRHEHYERKKFETINNKHYKLWYKSQYYASLSTPITELNTAITGIVVIIIGGNMILAPGSSFSLGDFTAFLFALFSMLHPLKVITQVYTDIRKALVSLDRIALVINQESRIKDKEDAIAKDTFEKEITFDDVTFAYKESKPVLKHFSLTIPKGSKVAFVGSSGGGKTTIANLMNRLYDVSDGAIKIDGIDIRDIKLDSLRKLFGVVTQESILFSRSIKENIAYGSQDEVSDEQIAMAAQIANAEEFINELPTKYDEVLSSKGSDLSGGQKQRLCIARAIVGDPPILIFDEATSALDTDSEQKVQMAIDKATQNRTVILIAHRLSTILKADKIVVLEKGKIVGMGSHSELMQSCSRYQYLYNLQNGK; from the coding sequence ATGAAAAGAAAAAGCAAACAACGATGGAATAATATTATCCTGATTTTCAGGATGATGCTGAAATACTGGCATTATTTACTTGCCGGATTTATCTGTATGCTACTTTTTGCCTTATTCAATGGAGTAAGCATAACACTGGTAATTCCCTTATTTGATTATGTTTTCAAGCCAGGTAAAATCAATTTAAGCTATACCAATTTCGGTGCATTTCTATCCGCTTTGGGAGAAATAATCAAGCAGCATTTCGCTTCTTCCGGAGGATTTTTTGCCGCTCTGCAAAATTACGATTCCTTATGGGAAAGCACAAAATTACTAATGCTGAAAACGGATTCGCTTTCTCTTTTGTATGGTTTATGCATAGCTATTTTCATAATTATCCTATTTAAAAATGTATTCTTTTTGTTGCATAAGATCTTTTTCAATTCCTTGCGGGGAAGAACTATTCGCGATATTCGCAATTATATGTTTAATCGTTATTTAAATCAGTCCCTCACTTTTTTTAGTCGTCATCGGGTGGGGGATGCGATAGTTAGAATGGTGGGTGATGTAGATATAGTTAGTGAACAGCTGATCAATTCTTTTATAAATGTAAGCCGCGAATTGGTTACGGTTATTGTCTTTGCGAGGATTGCGTATTTACTGAATCCAACTTTGATGTTATACAGCATTATTGTTTTGCCGATTTTTTCTTTAACAATAGGGATTTTGGGCAAAAAAATAAAGAAATATTCCAAACGCATTCAGGAACAGCTCTCCAATCTTTTTTCCAATGTAGAAGAAGTGCTGAATAATATGAAGATTGTGCAGGCATTCAGACACGAACATTATGAGCGAAAAAAGTTCGAAACAATAAATAACAAGCATTACAAATTGTGGTATAAGTCACAATATTACGCTTCTTTAAGCACTCCAATCACGGAACTTAATACTGCTATCACAGGAATAGTGGTAATCATTATTGGCGGAAATATGATTCTTGCTCCGGGCAGTAGTTTTTCTTTAGGTGATTTTACTGCTTTTTTATTTGCGCTGTTCTCAATGCTACATCCCTTAAAAGTGATTACTCAGGTCTATACTGACATTCGAAAAGCGCTTGTTTCGCTGGATAGAATTGCCTTGGTGATAAATCAGGAATCCCGCATAAAGGACAAAGAGGACGCCATAGCCAAAGATACATTTGAAAAAGAGATAACCTTTGATGATGTCACTTTTGCCTATAAAGAATCCAAGCCAGTACTGAAACATTTTAGTTTAACTATCCCCAAAGGCAGTAAAGTTGCTTTTGTCGGTTCCAGTGGCGGTGGGAAAACCACTATTGCCAATTTGATGAATCGGCTTTATGATGTTTCTGACGGTGCCATAAAAATAGACGGCATAGATATAAGAGACATAAAATTGGATAGCTTGCGCAAATTATTCGGAGTCGTGACCCAGGAATCAATTTTGTTTTCGCGTTCCATCAAAGAAAATATTGCTTATGGTTCTCAGGATGAAGTTAGCGACGAACAAATAGCTATGGCGGCTCAAATTGCCAATGCGGAAGAATTTATCAATGAGCTGCCCACAAAATATGATGAAGTATTAAGCAGTAAGGGTTCCGATTTATCTGGGGGACAAAAACAACGACTTTGCATTGCTCGTGCCATTGTGGGTGACCCTCCCATTTTAATTTTTGATGAAGCAACTTCCGCTCTGGATACGGATTCCGAACAAAAAGTGCAAATGGCAATTGACAAAGCGACCCAAAACAGAACCGTTATTCTGATTGCACATCGACTTTCCACTATTTTGAAAGCGGATAAAATAGTGGTTTTGGAAAAGGGAAAAATTGTGGGAATGGGAAGTCATTCTGAATTGATGCAAAGTTGCTCTCGCTATCAATATCTTTATAATTTGCAAAATGGAAAATAG
- a CDS encoding glycosyltransferase family 2 protein, whose protein sequence is MESLSAVLIVKNEAQNITRCFKSLAFADEIVVLDTGSNDETVNICKNLGAKVYYLDQWKGFGKAKQKAVDLAYYDWILSLDADEELSAELQKELQELKKRNFDNSAWRIKRRSFYLDKPIRFCGWQNDAPVRLFNRKKSRFNEKLVHEGIQTSQPIKKCKHYLWHYTNPTREQHFAKMRFYAELSAKQLYQQGKKSNELMALARGINKFCKMFIFQLGFLDGATGFILCKNSAWGIWYRYHLLGKMQK, encoded by the coding sequence ATGGAATCCCTTTCCGCAGTTCTGATTGTAAAAAATGAAGCCCAAAATATAACCCGCTGCTTTAAATCACTTGCTTTTGCCGATGAAATTGTGGTTTTGGATACTGGCTCAAATGATGAAACGGTGAATATCTGTAAAAATCTGGGTGCAAAAGTTTATTATTTGGATCAATGGAAGGGATTTGGCAAAGCGAAACAAAAAGCGGTTGATCTTGCTTATTATGATTGGATTCTCTCCCTCGATGCTGATGAAGAACTTAGTGCTGAACTGCAAAAAGAACTTCAGGAACTTAAAAAAAGGAATTTTGACAATTCTGCCTGGCGCATAAAAAGGCGCTCTTTCTATTTGGATAAACCAATTCGGTTTTGCGGTTGGCAAAATGATGCACCGGTGCGTTTATTTAACCGCAAAAAAAGCAGATTTAACGAAAAATTGGTGCATGAAGGCATTCAGACCTCTCAACCGATAAAAAAATGTAAACATTATCTTTGGCATTATACCAATCCCACCCGCGAACAGCATTTTGCTAAAATGCGTTTCTATGCTGAATTAAGCGCTAAACAACTTTATCAGCAAGGAAAAAAATCCAATGAACTTATGGCTTTGGCAAGAGGCATTAATAAATTTTGCAAAATGTTCATTTTCCAGCTGGGCTTTCTGGATGGAGCTACGGGTTTTATTCTTTGTAAAAATTCCGCTTGGGGAATTTGGTATCGCTATCATCTTTTGGGGAAAATGCAAAAATGA
- a CDS encoding glycosyltransferase family 4 protein: MKVLHIDTEKSWRGGQQQAVYLYEGMLKKEYECGFLCCPGSALQQYFKENNLHCHLLSFNGEFDLSAGFKLSQLCRKNAYDILQLHSSHSLSWGLMAKLFYPHLKLVATRRVVYPINKNIFSSFKYKSKAVNKIVAISENIKEILISCGVPETKIAVIHSGIDINKFTNVAVPENMKELWHIPEKSIIVGTVAAFTREKDYPNFLQAAALALKENQELFFMAVGDGVLLPEMQKMALELGLQGHIVFTGFQKEVGQFLQILDIFVLASSAEGLGTSILEAMSVGLPVIGTKTGGIAEMIKSGENGLLVSPKNPVELSQAILKLANDRALREKYGKKALQSVQEFSKEQMVDKYLGLYTTL, from the coding sequence ATGAAGGTGCTGCATATAGATACGGAAAAAAGTTGGCGAGGAGGTCAACAGCAGGCAGTTTACCTTTATGAAGGTATGCTGAAAAAAGAATATGAATGCGGTTTTTTGTGCTGTCCGGGTTCTGCTTTGCAACAATATTTTAAGGAAAATAATCTACATTGTCACTTGCTATCTTTTAACGGAGAATTTGATCTGTCTGCTGGTTTTAAATTATCTCAGTTATGCCGAAAAAATGCTTATGATATTTTGCAGTTGCATAGCAGTCATTCACTTAGTTGGGGTTTAATGGCAAAATTATTTTATCCTCATCTAAAACTTGTAGCTACTCGCAGAGTGGTTTATCCTATTAATAAAAATATTTTTTCCTCATTTAAATATAAATCCAAGGCAGTAAATAAAATCGTTGCCATATCGGAAAATATTAAGGAAATTCTGATTAGCTGTGGCGTTCCTGAAACCAAAATTGCCGTTATCCACAGTGGAATAGATATCAATAAATTCACTAATGTAGCAGTTCCGGAAAATATGAAAGAACTCTGGCATATTCCTGAAAAAAGCATAATAGTAGGAACCGTAGCTGCCTTTACCAGAGAAAAAGATTATCCTAATTTTTTACAAGCCGCTGCCTTGGCACTAAAAGAAAATCAGGAACTTTTTTTTATGGCTGTAGGAGATGGGGTTTTACTTCCGGAGATGCAAAAAATGGCTCTCGAACTTGGCCTGCAAGGTCATATTGTTTTCACTGGTTTCCAAAAAGAAGTGGGTCAATTTTTACAAATATTAGACATCTTTGTTTTGGCTTCCTCTGCGGAAGGTTTGGGAACATCCATTTTGGAAGCAATGAGTGTAGGACTTCCTGTAATTGGGACAAAAACCGGAGGAATTGCAGAAATGATTAAGAGCGGAGAAAATGGTTTACTGGTTTCTCCTAAAAATCCGGTGGAACTATCCCAAGCGATTTTGAAACTGGCTAATGATCGTGCTTTGAGAGAAAAATATGGAAAAAAAGCTTTGCAAAGCGTGCAGGAATTTAGCAAAGAGCAGATGGTAGATAAATACTTAGGACTATATACTACGCTATGA
- the waaF gene encoding lipopolysaccharide heptosyltransferase II — protein sequence MKESQNILIVQTAFIGDVILITPLIKAVAKLFPNAKIDVMVVSEAAILLKNNPYVQEVIVDEKRKNVLLSTLQLIQQIKAKHYDLALTPHSSFRSHLILYLSKIPERIGFDRGSAKWMLTKKIEHPVGPHKIVKNLDLLKPFSDQEFDLQTELFPSANDKQKADELLKPLSKKTLIAIAPGSIWKTKCWELKSYISLCRKLLDNDYGIVLIGGGSDKPQCDEIEYAMGKNNAKLINLAGVTNLLESAAVIEKCSLMICNDSGAMHIANAMQIMTFAFFGPTVQKFGYYPYREGDRVFEVDLNCRPCGSHGSKKCPQKHHNCMKNIEVETVFQAVKSTLPRIE from the coding sequence ATGAAAGAATCACAAAACATATTAATTGTCCAGACCGCTTTCATTGGCGATGTAATTTTAATAACTCCTTTGATAAAAGCGGTTGCCAAATTATTTCCCAATGCCAAAATTGATGTAATGGTTGTTTCTGAAGCAGCCATACTCTTAAAAAACAATCCTTATGTGCAGGAAGTTATTGTAGATGAAAAGCGTAAAAATGTTTTGCTATCTACTTTGCAACTTATCCAACAAATTAAAGCCAAACATTATGACTTAGCTCTCACTCCGCACAGTTCTTTTCGGTCACATTTAATACTTTATTTAAGTAAAATTCCGGAGAGAATTGGCTTTGATAGAGGATCGGCTAAATGGATGCTGACGAAAAAAATAGAACATCCGGTCGGTCCACATAAGATAGTAAAAAATTTAGACCTGCTGAAACCTTTTAGCGATCAAGAGTTTGATTTGCAAACAGAGCTTTTCCCCTCAGCTAATGATAAACAGAAAGCGGATGAATTGCTTAAACCATTGTCTAAAAAGACATTAATTGCTATTGCTCCCGGTTCCATCTGGAAGACCAAATGTTGGGAACTAAAGTCCTATATCTCACTCTGCCGGAAACTTTTAGATAATGATTATGGCATTGTTTTAATTGGGGGAGGAAGTGATAAACCCCAATGTGACGAAATAGAATATGCTATGGGAAAAAATAATGCCAAGTTAATTAACCTTGCGGGAGTTACTAATTTACTGGAAAGTGCCGCCGTTATCGAAAAATGCTCTTTAATGATTTGTAACGATAGTGGCGCTATGCATATTGCCAATGCGATGCAGATAATGACCTTTGCCTTCTTTGGACCTACCGTTCAGAAATTTGGCTATTATCCTTATCGGGAAGGAGACAGGGTTTTTGAAGTTGATTTAAATTGTAGGCCTTGCGGTAGTCATGGCAGTAAAAAATGCCCGCAAAAACATCATAATTGTATGAAAAATATAGAGGTAGAGACAGTTTTTCAAGCCGTTAAATCTACTTTGCCGAGGATAGAATAA